The proteins below come from a single Parazoarcus communis genomic window:
- a CDS encoding Rne/Rng family ribonuclease, with translation MKRMLFNATQAEELRVAIVDGQKLIDLDIESANKEERKSNIYKAVITRLEPSLEAAFVDYGAERHGFLPFKEISRSYFQPGVDASKASIKEALREGQELIVQVEKDERGNKGAALTTYISLAGRYLVLMPNNPRGGGVSRRVEGDERAELREVMDQLESPAGMSLIARTAAIGRGAEELQWDLNYLLQLWTAIEGAAQGQTGAFLIYQEGSLVIRAIRDYFQPDIGEILIDTDEIHEQAHQFMAHVMPGNVSRIKRYNDDVPLFSRFQIEHQIESAYSRQVGLPSGGAVVIDHTEALVSVDVNSGRATKGADIEETAFRTNLEAADEIARQLRLRDLGGLIVIDFIDMESQKNQREVENRLRDALRHDRARVQTGKISRFGLLELSRQRLRPALAETSYITCPRCNGTGHIRSTESSALHIVRILEEEAMKDNTGAVHLQVPVDVATFLLNEKRVDIARIEYRHKVQLIIVPNRHMETPAHEIVRLRHDQLNQEDIALASYQMVHQPTETEIGMPAKEGDKPARQEAAVKGISPAQPAPVVAPRAEAAPVVAAAAPAKGLIARFLGWLTGEPTPAPTPAPVAETTPKRESRGRGERGGERRGGRNGRRDGQRGERTEGEGGNTRNGARAEKAENTEREKPQRQTQERQERGERTERGERSEEGGRSRGRGRQRQPRQDDNAKAAEASTEQMADNAAIVAAGAAEVIVTAAPAGEEGAPEKRRRRSRGRRDRRPGESQETVDQQANADSDSSASESSTAAVATAAVAAATVSDAALEQTAAELPVAVSESASPVEVSVNAEPAPMPVRAAATEMAPVAAAAEVEVPAIVTAAAEVPAAEPAVEASSAAEAQEPATDPVRTEIEAPAAIEAPVEAAAAAVETTAPAALEAVETIAAEVAPAAVEAEAASAAVEAETVVAAVEVESPAVVEEVAPVAASASAQAPAALGPIDLAGVLEDAGLVMIETSQDKKVSFGNGAPEAPQQLGRKPRAAVVIAEEPLQQVETQK, from the coding sequence ATGAAGCGAATGCTCTTTAATGCGACGCAGGCAGAAGAACTGCGCGTCGCAATCGTTGACGGTCAGAAACTGATCGACCTCGACATCGAATCGGCCAACAAGGAAGAACGCAAGAGCAATATCTACAAGGCGGTCATCACTCGCCTCGAGCCCAGCCTCGAGGCCGCCTTTGTTGATTATGGCGCTGAGCGACATGGCTTCCTGCCCTTCAAGGAAATCTCGCGTTCCTATTTCCAGCCCGGCGTAGATGCCAGCAAGGCCAGCATCAAGGAAGCCCTGCGCGAAGGTCAGGAACTGATCGTTCAGGTCGAGAAGGACGAGCGCGGCAACAAGGGTGCAGCGCTCACCACCTATATCTCGCTGGCCGGCCGTTACCTCGTACTGATGCCGAACAACCCCCGCGGCGGTGGCGTATCGCGCCGTGTGGAGGGTGACGAGCGCGCTGAACTTCGCGAAGTCATGGATCAGCTCGAGAGCCCTGCGGGCATGAGCCTGATCGCGCGCACGGCAGCAATCGGTCGCGGCGCCGAAGAACTGCAGTGGGACCTTAACTACCTGCTGCAACTTTGGACTGCCATCGAAGGCGCAGCCCAGGGCCAGACCGGCGCGTTCCTGATCTATCAGGAAGGCAGCCTGGTGATTCGCGCCATTCGTGATTATTTCCAGCCCGACATCGGCGAGATCCTGATCGACACCGACGAAATCCATGAACAGGCTCACCAGTTCATGGCTCACGTCATGCCGGGCAACGTCAGCCGGATCAAGCGTTATAACGACGACGTTCCGCTGTTCTCGCGTTTCCAGATCGAACATCAGATCGAATCGGCTTACTCGCGCCAGGTCGGCCTGCCCTCCGGCGGTGCCGTGGTGATCGACCACACCGAGGCTCTGGTCTCGGTCGACGTCAACTCCGGTCGTGCGACCAAGGGTGCAGACATCGAGGAAACCGCGTTCCGCACAAACCTTGAAGCGGCCGACGAAATTGCGCGTCAGCTGCGCCTGCGCGACCTCGGTGGCCTGATCGTCATCGACTTCATCGACATGGAGTCGCAGAAGAACCAGCGCGAAGTCGAGAACCGCCTGCGCGACGCACTGCGCCACGACCGCGCCCGTGTCCAGACCGGCAAGATCAGTCGTTTCGGTCTGCTTGAGCTGTCGCGTCAGCGCCTGCGTCCGGCACTTGCCGAAACCAGCTACATCACCTGCCCGCGCTGCAATGGCACCGGCCACATCCGCAGCACCGAGTCGTCGGCATTGCACATCGTCCGCATCCTCGAAGAAGAGGCCATGAAGGACAATACCGGTGCAGTGCATCTGCAGGTGCCAGTCGATGTCGCTACCTTCCTGCTCAACGAGAAGCGGGTTGATATCGCACGCATCGAGTATCGCCACAAGGTTCAGCTGATCATCGTGCCGAACCGGCACATGGAAACGCCGGCGCACGAAATCGTCCGCTTGCGCCACGACCAGCTTAACCAGGAAGACATCGCGCTGGCCAGCTACCAGATGGTCCACCAGCCGACCGAAACCGAAATCGGCATGCCCGCCAAGGAAGGCGACAAGCCTGCGCGCCAGGAAGCTGCCGTGAAGGGCATCTCGCCCGCTCAGCCGGCGCCCGTTGTCGCACCGCGCGCTGAAGCCGCCCCTGTCGTAGCTGCTGCAGCACCCGCAAAGGGCTTGATTGCACGCTTCCTCGGCTGGTTGACGGGCGAGCCGACCCCGGCACCCACGCCGGCACCTGTCGCTGAAACGACGCCGAAGCGCGAATCGCGCGGTCGCGGCGAGCGCGGTGGCGAGCGCCGTGGTGGTCGCAATGGACGTCGTGACGGCCAACGCGGCGAACGCACAGAAGGCGAAGGCGGCAACACGCGTAACGGCGCCCGTGCCGAGAAAGCCGAGAACACGGAGCGCGAGAAGCCTCAACGCCAGACGCAAGAGCGTCAGGAACGTGGCGAGCGCACCGAACGTGGCGAACGCTCTGAAGAAGGCGGCCGCAGCCGTGGTCGCGGTCGTCAGCGTCAGCCGCGTCAGGACGACAATGCAAAGGCAGCAGAAGCGAGCACCGAGCAGATGGCCGATAACGCAGCCATCGTCGCTGCAGGCGCCGCAGAAGTGATTGTGACCGCAGCGCCTGCAGGCGAAGAAGGCGCACCCGAGAAGCGTCGTCGTCGCAGCAGGGGACGTCGTGACCGCCGCCCGGGTGAAAGCCAGGAAACGGTTGATCAGCAGGCAAATGCCGACAGCGATAGCTCCGCTTCCGAGAGCTCGACCGCAGCTGTGGCCACGGCGGCTGTTGCCGCGGCTACGGTCAGCGATGCAGCCCTTGAACAGACTGCCGCTGAGTTGCCTGTCGCTGTCTCCGAATCGGCGAGCCCGGTCGAAGTCTCGGTTAACGCCGAGCCGGCACCGATGCCGGTGCGCGCAGCTGCAACCGAGATGGCTCCCGTTGCTGCTGCAGCCGAAGTTGAGGTGCCAGCAATCGTGACAGCTGCAGCCGAAGTGCCTGCAGCTGAACCGGCTGTTGAAGCATCCAGCGCGGCCGAGGCACAAGAGCCCGCTACCGATCCGGTAAGGACCGAGATCGAGGCACCCGCCGCTATCGAAGCGCCGGTCGAGGCTGCCGCTGCAGCAGTTGAAACGACTGCTCCGGCAGCCCTTGAAGCAGTCGAAACGATCGCTGCTGAAGTGGCACCGGCTGCCGTCGAGGCAGAAGCTGCATCCGCAGCCGTCGAAGCTGAAACGGTCGTCGCGGCAGTCGAAGTCGAGTCCCCTGCTGTTGTCGAGGAAGTCGCTCCGGTTGCAGCAAGTGCGTCTGCACAGGCACCTGCAGCACTGGGCCCGATTGACCTTGCAGGCGTGCTCGAAGACGCTGGCCTGGTCATGATCGAAACCAGCCAGGACAAGAAGGTCAGCTTTGGCAACGGCGCACCGGAAGCGCCGCAGCAACTTGGCCGCAAGCCGCGTGCTGCAGTCGTCATCGCTGAAGAGCCCTTGCAGCAGGTAGAAACGCAGAAGTAA